A window from Fragaria vesca subsp. vesca linkage group LG5, FraVesHawaii_1.0, whole genome shotgun sequence encodes these proteins:
- the LOC101307307 gene encoding serine/threonine-protein kinase SAPK3-like — MEERYEPMKDLGSGNFGVARLVRDKKTRELVAVKYIERGKKIDENVQREIINHRSLRHPNIVRFKEVLLTPSHLAIVMEYAAGGELFERICSAGRFSEDEARFFFQQLISGVSYCHSMEICHRDLKLENTLLDGSATPRLKICDFGYSKSAILHSQPKSTVGTPAYIAPEVLSRKEYDGKIADVWSCGVTLYVMLVGAYPFEDPEDPRNFRKTIERIMSVQYTIPDYVRISADCKHLLSRIFVANPSKRLSLPEIKQHPWFLKNLAKELIEVEKKSFAEVERDNPTQNIEEINKIIQDARTPGEGSKGVGQAVAGAGPSDSDDVDLDSEVDLSGDFA, encoded by the exons ATGGAGGAGAGGTATGAGCCAATGAAGGATCTTGGGTCTGGCAACTTTGGAGTGGCGAGGCTGGTCAGGGATAAGAAGACCAGGGAGCTTGTGGCTGTGAAGTACATAGAGAGAGGCAAGAAG ATTGATGAGAATGTTCAGAGGGAAATTATTAATCACAGATCCTTGAGGCATCCTAATATTGTCAGGTTCAAAGAG GTCCTGTTGACTCCAAGTCATCTAGCTATTGTCATGGAATATGCAGCTGGTGGTGAACTCTTTGAGAGGATATGTAGTGCTGGTAGATTTAGTGAAGATGAG GCAAGATTTTTCTTCCAGCAGCTGATATCTGGAGTCAGCTACTGTCATTCCATG GAAATCTGTCACAGGGATCTGAAGCTGGAAAACACACTCTTGGATGGAAGTGCGACACCACGTCTGAAAATTTGTGACTTTGGATACTCCAAG TCTGCTATTTTGCATTCGCAACCAAAATCAACTGTTGGAACACCTGCTTACATTGCTCCGGAGGTTCTGTCACGGAAGGAATATGATGGAAAG ATTGCAGATGTTTGGTCCTGTGGTGTGACACTATATGTCATGTTGGTAGGAGCATATCCTTTTGAGGATCCCGAAGACCCTCGAAATTTTCGTAAGACCATTGAG AGAATTATGAGTGTCCAGTACACCATACCCGATTATGTTCGTATTTCAGCAGACTGCAAGCACCTACTGTCTCGTATTTTTGTTGCCAACCCATCTAAG AGGCTCAGTCTTCCTGAGATAAAACAGCACCCTTGGTTTCTGAAAAATTTGGCAAAAGAGCTAATTGAGGTTGAGAAAAAAAGCTTTGCGGAAGTGGAACGTGACAACCCGACACAGAACATTGAAGAAATAAATAAGATCATACAAGATGCAAGGACACCAGGGGAAGGTTCCAAAGGAGTTGGCCAAGCTGTTGCAGGAGCAGGACCATCCGACTCTGATGATGTAGATTTGGACTCAGAAGTTGATCTTAGTGGTGACTTTGCTTGA